One stretch of Armigeres subalbatus isolate Guangzhou_Male chromosome 2, GZ_Asu_2, whole genome shotgun sequence DNA includes these proteins:
- the LOC134216370 gene encoding uncharacterized protein LOC134216370, with protein MDRISLTDLRRQFFGPTLDESILYGVDGLIANIGHDDDEHRKVDRTSARKDSKDDSNHLVIKTPSEDIKTILNKDGKRNSTSTSKSDGSGNTSLSHSIPSEKQRKKSTDSDSKHSKSAERQIKQNGEKRASVSSSEDAKSPGKVSSMEEDHQSDLQKHKSTGNADEKASIASTRGGSSKGSIDEKRILDGHNKSNILTEVVESFGECTEKEEATSLISNKTDL; from the exons ATG GACAGAATAAGTCTCACGGATTTGAGGCGACAATTTTTCGGACCAACGCTAGACGAAAGCATTCTATATGGGGTGGATGGTTTGATAGCTAATATCGGGCATGATGATGACGAACATAGAAAGGTGGATCGAACGTCCGCCAGAAAGGATTCTAAAGAT GACTCAAATCATCTAGTAATCAAAACTCCATCTGAAGACATAAAAACCATTCTGAATAAAGATGGAAAACGTAACTCGACCAGTACCTCGAAAAGCGATGGTTCTGGAAATACTTCGCTATCCCATTCGATCCCTTCTGAAAAACAGAGAAAAAAATCCACTGATTCAGATTCTAAACATAGTAAATCAGCAGAACGTCAAATTAAGCAGAACGGTGAAAAACGGGCATCAGTTAGTTCATCAGAAGATGCAAAATCTCCAGGAAAAGTTTCATCAATGGAGGAAGATCATCAATCTGATCTACAGAAACATAAATCTACAGGAAACGCCGATGAAAAGGCATCGATTGCATCGACCCGAGGAGGTTCATCAAAAGGATCGATCGACGAAAAAAGAATTTTAG ATGGCCATAACAAATCAAACATACTGACAGAAGTCGTTGAAAGTTTTGGAGAATGCACAGAAAAGGAGGAAGCAACGAGTTTAATTTCCAATAAAACAGATTTGTAG